aataaattagtatcctaataggattccaaaaccctttccataactctataaataggtgcctagggtcacatattttacagattattcaagtattcaaagtgagtttttgagagaaaattcagacacattccttgactataagtgccgaaaatctttagtaccttaagggcgattctagttggtcaatcttaaagcggatccggacgtgctgtggactatttacggagggacgacacttggagtcctaaagacttgttcttgttcggttcgggcgcagctagggaaggcacgcaacaaagagtatgcatctaaactatgctatatgattatgtgtaaataatatgtattcctggccaaatggtttttccgcatgatttatgaattgtcatatgtatcataacctaacagtggtatcacgagcctcttattattttcataatctaaattgcatgaacatggttaaatattacaaatttgcaagaattaaaaggggtgattaattttcgtaattgttaattaattgcaaattgcgtttatttaattatacgtacgcagtttttcggcagtttcttcgttactcatccaaatcgagtgatttttgtgtcaattccgcatgtaaaagcgctcaaaacctgcctgccaggttttggaaaaccggcaggtttctcaaaacctgcctgccaggttttccgaaaccggcaggtttcgagtgTAAGTTGAAAATTGGACTTAAAAGGCATTTTTTGAAGTgaaccgaaaaccggccggttttggaaaaccggcaggtttcgagatcggttcttggtgttgtccgttttttatcttctctttggattcctcctttataataaccttttaagtattatttatggacaattatcattcttattatggtgattaagttggtccattatttctcttgattatgggggttatcaactcttcattatcatgggtttatggttgattaatatcattgaattcctttgaaacctttgatttctttggattGTTTTGTCTCCTCCACACATCCTATAAGTACTCTTCATTTTCTGAGTTGTTGGTACACACATATATTGATctcttcctctcctcctcctttctcttttgttttggaTGGAAGAATTTTGGTTCATGATTAAGTCATGAATATTTGTATCTCTTCAAACCTTTTCCTTCTtattcttttgggcataagtttatgtggctccatctcatcacccaaaagtgcctttgtgtgttgagagttgtgtaaaccttagggaacgaatcggtggatacaattgtgcaccccggttgcaccgaatctcgttttcaaggcagtggtttggttatcacggcgcaacgatttcctaaactcgttcttattcttattctagtatttgcCTTGAAAATTCAATTATTACAACACCAACAACCGCTTTACGTCGTATTTTCTATTCGGGTCAGTTTTAGACTTGTTTACTTAAGTGGCTAATTAGGGAGTTGTAGTGGACAAGAACAATTGAAATTAAGTGGAGCACGAGCTCCAGAGGTCGTTTATCTAACTATCTCTCATGTCTTTGATACTGTATAAGATTGTTTGTATTAATAAGGTCCAAAGTCGAAAGTGACCACTATAATGCGTCCACCGCCACCGGTCAGTTTATTGGTGGTCCTATCCATATGAATAATTCAATCAGTATCACGTTATACACGAGTTTAATTTAGATGCAGGACCACAGACCACTCATCCTACATGATAGACTCCTCCGTCCATACGTATTTTGATTCTTGTATGCTAAAGTCTCACGTCCTGTACGTCTTCTATAAATACTGATCGAATTGATAAGCTCCTCCATAATCCATTCAGTGCAACAATAAGCAAGCATTCCCAAAAATCCTCAAAGTTAGAACTGTTAAAGCTAGCTATTAGTCAAAAGAATCACGGTGGAGATGGAACCAAAGGTGTTGCATTTCGAGAACCCAGAAACTGATGATGAGACACTGATTAAAGAGTTGCAAGCTATGGTTCAGGCCGATTTGGATGATGCAACTCAATTACTAAACGGAGAAATAAGAGCCAACACCAATATCAGCAACCGTACCAACCACGTGCTCACAAAGATTGACACTTATTTTTGGGCTGGAGAAATGGTTAATACGTGGTGGCCTGATTTGGTTTCAAACGCAGTTTACCTATTTGTCCAGAAAGGTACTCTCCCTCAAGGAATCAAGTGGGGTTTTTCCTTAGCTACTGGTACCGAATCCACTGATCGTAAATGGGTTGCGGCTTTTGATGTGCTTGCCAGAAAGGTATATACCAATTAACCTTCAATTACTTCATATTATTTCTCCCACTCTCTTCAACTTGAGACTTAATTACCTATTAAATACGGAGTACGGAGTATTAGACTATTAGGTAGTATTACTTCCGGTTGAAAATATTCTTTACACATTTTATTTTAATCTGTTTTATAATGTTATTTACATTGAtttttatacgaagtactaTTTTTTGACATAAAATTTTACTATCTTAAACTTCCCATTCACTATCCCAAAGGGCAGATCTAGGGTGTACAAGAGGTTTACTTGCCCCCCCCCCTTCCCCAAGATTCAAAAAAAACTGAATACAGAAAAAACGGTTATGTATAATTAAATGCTTGTAAACATGTCAATGGCAATATCTAAACCCGTTGGTAGGAAggatttatgaaaatatgttTTGGAGGTTGAGGGGTAGGGTTCGAATCCTACTAAAATCAATTTCCCATTTTTTTTTAAGCTTTTTAACTTACAACCAAATTGcttcctctctttttttttcttctttttcactTACTACcatatatttttggaaaatattccccttatataaatttattttttaaactaAAAGTGCCTAGAAAATGCTAATGGTCATATCtattatttcaattctttttgATTTCAATGTGGTCACTGTGTACATTAAAAGAGTATGACTACTTAAAATCAGGTAAcggttttataaaatattatcaTTTTAGTAGTACAATGTTTTAATCCGTACAGATGTAtaacaaataattttcaaattaacataaaaacatataattttttttttttttggttctactacgaggagttcccaccgagGTAATCTTCCGTGGGAGTTtgtatgggtacctcgatgggcagcatccctccaaGTTGAGATtctttccattcccaaggctcgaacccgagaccttggttaagggtCTCTAACCACttatgccaacctcaattggttaaaaaaaatatatatatataattaataacACTAAAAATGGATGGAAAACATAAAAGAAGTGAATGGTTTGTATTCTATTTAGACAAGAATGTTATATCAAGCAGAAATGGGACctgtttttaaaaaaagaaattagagTTGTTTTGTACCCCCATTCTTCAATTCCTGGATCTGCCACTGCATTATCCCTTacattattcaatttttttttcttacactcacccATCTTTGtacacatttatcttattttatcaatattttattatattctccCATCTTTTTCCATACTTTTCCactttttcttaatatttgtacAAATAATAATTACAAACATCGTTATAACAAGGAAGTAGTACATGTTATATTTCATGTTCAACATAAAATACTAATAAATGTCaacataaaatatattattctATATTTTCATCACCACTTGGAATGAGCATTTTTAAATTAACTTTTGCTTTGGTCAATAAATTGTGTTTTAGGCTTACTGTGAATGCGGACCCATCGGTCCAGTGGACTGGAATGTAGTTGAAGATAGAATGGGTAAGTCTGGGAGCATCAGCGAGTATGTTGACCCTATTTTTGGAGGAAGTATCAAAGTTCAGTTCTATGAGGGACAATATGGTGTCATACCACACGCATCTCTCCAATAGAGTGGTAGCCTGAGATCATAACCACCATCCTTCCATTTTAAGTACTTTGTGTCCGTGAAATGTTTATCTTTGTTACCAAGCATACAAtctttatatgaaattataaatAAACTGTATTTATTATTCGTCAATTGTGATTCATAAATCCCAAACTATCCATTTATAACTACGAAAATTATAAAGTTCGCACTTTGCGATGACATGGCATTCTTATGTGTCATTAACGTAATTGGAAGCTACAATAATTAACTTATACTTTCTCCGTTGTTTTTACTCTCAAAGTTGATTATTTTCGCGCATGCCAACatacaactttgatcattaatatcttcaattctCTTTAGATAAAAgttttaaaaagttgatattttgaaaatacacattaagacgaaccTAACAAGATcatacatgactatgttttatcttacgtataaatcacctaacaatatatgaatagtgtaaaaagttcAAACGTTGCGAATATTaagaaacggatgaagtataatctattatatatgttaaagaaaatgtaggaaaatcttaataatataatttattataaatataataaatatttgtttcctCCTTTGTAtcaactaccttatttacatattttcatagcaaaaatattgcattcataagaaaaatattttgatgacgCATGACCTACGTGGCGCATATATGTACCATTTAAAATCTGACACGTAGGATTGCGACAACATTTTGTTGcggcaacttgcgacctttatcaccATCCCTATAACTTTACTAAAAGAGAGGCATGGGAACTAGGGGCTGGCGGGGGCCAtgaacaccccccccccccccccccccccgattCTAGTTATAAATTAGTTTTGCATTAAGAAGATTATAAATGTGTGTAGCTTAGGTGGTTTGCAGAGGAGGATATGGTATTTGCCTTGAGTAGTACTCTGTACtacttaagattttgaaatacTATGTGCGATGAAATCTAGTCTTACATGGTTGGCCCACCCAAAATAAATTTTCTGGTTCCGCCACTGAAGAGAGGTCCCTAAAATTTAAACCAACATTGTTTGCTATttggttaaaaaaaaattcctctATTTTGTCAtcctctaattaaacaaaataattatatacTTTACTTTTATGACAATAATTTCCCGTCTATAATTAAACAAAATAATGATATATATTTTACTTAGCTTGATTATGTCAAACTTATtatatactacctccatttctTAAAGTTCTTTacaattactatttgcacggattcTAATGCAATATTcaactactaatatatctaattttgtatgtgaaaaagttataaaaagttgatattctttAAATACACATCGAAACCAATCTaattaacaagatcttacatgtaacgttttgatgtatataatagtgagaatttacgatcatagttttcatactttggacacatattgcaaagcgtaaagaactttcagaggTAGTAGGAAAATTTGCAAATTACTACGTACCTGAGTCTTTAGTGACGTTGCGAATTACTACCTACCTTGTTAAatgttgtcaattactacctagctatttagttattgttgtcaattactaccttaGCCCATATGTCGACTAATTAGTCACTAATTATATCATAATCAACTGTTAatcataatttaattattttaattaattaatatcaaAGCAGTCATCCTGAAACTTGATTTCCATAAGGCGTTCGACAGTGTCTCATGGAGCTACCTTGATTGGGTCCTTGAGAAAATGGCTTTCCTCCCCCAATGGAAGCAACGGATTAGCATCGGTGTCATGTCAGCTGCATCTTCCATTCTGGTTAATGGATCTCCGACTCCACCATTTAAACTACAACCAGGTATTCGCCAAGGCGATCCCCTCTCACCTTTTCTCTTTGACCTTGTTGTAGAATCTCTCAGTTTTCTATTTCAAAGAGGAATTTCTCTGAATCTATGGGAGGGCATAAAGTCGGTCGTAACAGAGTAccactgtaatacctcgtatttttctgtatttataaatatattttattatatttataaagtattttgttatatttataaagtatttttatgaatttaattccatttaatgagaattaaatgtattttattttttaattaatttaattattaattaattacgaaaaaccgtatttttattaaataaattcaacgaatttatttaatcgggatttgttgggttgtgttttgaaaacgaatttaatttaatcaaagCCCAGTTAAAATTCCATGaccaaacccaacaaggcttgcaaggattaattttagttaagcctgaaagtaagcccaactcaaaactccCAAAACCTAGCCCATGTGGGAGAGAAAGACTATAAATATACCCCCTCATTAAACCCTGACAAATTTTCAgcaatctctctcctctctcctctctctcctttCGTCCCCCCTTTTCTTTCAGCCCAAGGCAAGAGCATTGTGCCGTGTGCCCAGCCTCGTGCGCGCACCCGCACTCCTCGAGTGCCCAGCCGAGCGCCCTACTCCCTCGCCTCACCTCGCAGCCCGCAGCGCAGCACTCGCGTgcctgctgctgctgttgcctTGCGCTCCGCGTGCCCTCaccctcgcccttgcccatcgTCCTCGCCCAGCGCCGTCGCTGCTGTGCCGAGCGCTGCTTGCGTGCGTTGTTGGTGTGCcgcgtgtgtgttgttgtcgTCGTTGCTTCGACGgcccacacacacaacacatcaattgttgtgtgtgtgtgttgttgattggtgataatcaaattgtatacttttaaacttttaattttcagtttttaaattgttttaattatttaattgtgaTTATTTAGTTGTTTTGGATTAATTAAATTGGTtgaaacggttatgaacactgtgttttaatatttagtattcgaattgatgagattgtttttgtttcaaaagaattataattttcagatttcaaagtcaattaaagtgtcaattttcaaGGCCAAACATGGTTTTATTAATAATCTAAtagtaggattttaattccgagtgtttaatatattgattcacataatttaatgacgatttaaattatgggaatcaacttaaattttcagattgtttataagctttaaagagtcgattttaatggttttaaagctaaaatgtCAATGTTTTtgtgctaggacttgagttgactatttgagactattaatttaatgaataacgattcatttctaattaaaccaagagttttagtttcttaaatagttgctggaaatttagtaaacatgattaataataAAGTTtatcctttgtgtttataggaggtgatttctagtgagtccactacaagaaaatttagatacagaggcaacaccttgaggcaattcaatttttatggcctctaaaagTGTCTTTTAGCATTAGTTAATTATGCTAGCCTCTAAAAGTTACTTTTAGGGTCGGTGAAATTTATCCTGCCtctaaaagtactttttagcattaataaaataatggttgcccctaaaaaggtTATTTagcatcaaaaaaaattaagttgcccctaaaaagtaccttttagcattaatgaaataacaGCTGCCTCTAAAACTATTTTTTAGCGTCAATGAAATAtacgttgcccctaaaaagtactttttagcattaatgaaataatggttgcccctaaaacatatttttagcatcagaaaataatggttgcctctataTAAAAAAGAATTAGCATCAGTTAAACTttagttgcccctaaaaagtactttttagcattaatgaaatactGGTTGCCCCTAAAACATGTTTTTAGCATcagaaaataatggttgcccctataaaaaaaaattagcatcAGTTAAACTttagttgcccctaaaaagtactttttagcattaaagaaataatggttgcttctaaaacattttttttagcGTCAGAAAATAATGGTTGTCCCTATAACATTTTTTAGCATCAGTTAAATTgtagttgcccctaaaaagtactttaacattattaaaataatgtttgCCTCAAAATGTTAATTTTTTACATTAGTGAAGTTTAGGTAGCCTCTAAAAGTCTTTTCAACAATTATTGAAATTTAGATTGCCCTAAAAGTTGTTTGTAACACTAGTAAAATATAAATTACCATACTAACTATCTTCTAAATATATGTTGCAAAAGTCTATATAGAAAATTCAAGACATGATAATGTTGGGTTCCTCacattttagctttaaaacaaCTAACAAAACTATATCAAGCTCAACATCCTATTAAATATTGTTAAATTATATAAGAGGGTaagtataaatatatatatcaaGTTGTGACCTCATGTGACCCGTTATTCTCGAACCATTTACAACCATTAACACGTGACCAATTTAAACTGATCCATTTACAATCTCAACTCATTTAACCCAACCTGAATCGATTGTAAATTTATTCAAATATTTTATCTCTGCTAAACTCAAACACAAAGCCTAATCACAATTTAGCACCAATTTTTCCTTTGAATAAAATATAAGATTTAtagcttgttttttttttcctttttgggtatatAAGAAATTTTATTAACCAAAAAACAAAGTAAAGTTTATACAAGCTCAACCAAACTTAGTCACACAACAAACTAAAGTCTTAATGAAATAAAGTTAGCCTACCAAAGCTAAACGAAGAAAattacaaaacaaaaaaaaccaaaaactagCAATCAACTTAGGTCTAAACTAGTTTTtacaaactgaaaatttcacgTTTCTTCTATATATGCTTCAACCATCCTTTGCAGCACTTTTAGTCCTCGCCGGCAGGTATTTGTGAAGTTGACCCACGTCATAACCCATAGCAGCACCATTGTGCAGAAGGAAGCAGATATATAGAACTGAACCAGCAGGTGTGCAAGGACTCAGCCGGCACCCCATCATCAGCACAGTTATGCAGACAAGAATGGGTAATGTTTTGCAAAGCAGTATGCAATAGCTCAGATAAAGAAAGCAAATCAGCAGAACATAACAAGCCCATCTCAGCATGGACACCCAGACCAGCTGCTGCAACGCTGCATCATCTCTACATACACTAGGAGATTTAAGTACCACATAACATGTTGACCAGAAGAGTACCTGCTGATATGAGCTGAAAGCTAGAGATCAGACCCGAGATTGTAAAACAAGAGTAGAACTCAAATGACGATATGAGACTTTCAAAAGCTTGTATAAACCTGTATACTTGGTTGTGTAGGCAGAACATAATCATACAAATATGTGAATGTAAATCTCCACTTAATAAATAGTGCTTCTAGTTCACAAAACTAAAGTAATACTCTGTTTAAGTATGTAAAatagaaagaaataaaattaaaagcaaTCAAGCATCCTACATAAAGATGAAACAAGACTtaaagaaatcaaaagtaaGCGTATAAGATAGCAAACAAAAGATAAAGAAAAAACGACACAAACATAGAAAGTCGATCAACTCTGGTAACGTTGACCAGAATTAACAGCAAGTAGGCAAGCAGTTATACAAGCAGGCAAGCGTTTGAGAAAAGTAATTATCTAACAAGAGTCTTCGTATTCTTACCTTACAAACGGTTCATAGATATCCTCGCTTGCCAGTGATTTATCGTGAAACAGCCGGGCCCTTTTGGGGTTTGCTGCAGAAAGGGAAAAAGttcagaaaaataagccaacaataagttaaacaaaatcAGATGACTAGATGTATCTGCATTTACCAGTGAGCATTTCATCGATCAAAGAAAGGACATATATAAACTGGTGAAAGGTTGGACATTTTAGCTACTGACGCCTCCTTCAGATAGTCTCACAGTAATAAGTAGGAAACAACTTATGGTCTATGCTATTTCTTTCTGTCAGAAAGCAGATTAAGCCGAACATGTTCTGAGAATGAACATATAACAAATTGTTACATTACAACTCAAGGCACCAAACATAATGAGAAACGGACAGTAGTCGAGCACAACCAGGGTGGAAGTTGCAGTGCTTTGCTCAGCTAGTGCCATATAAACGCACTTCTAGCAATCGCTTAAAAACGAGAATCCAAACTGTCTTAAAAAGTTAAAAGCTCTGTTGAAGTAACTAAGATGAAAAAGAACACCAAAGTAAGACACCTATAAAGCATATTGAAACATATTATAAGTACTTGGTCTTAAAATCTCTCTTGTAGTAACCAAAATTCTAACGAACTACAGATGGCGTAAAGTTAAATTATTCAAGTCAAGCTTCTCATGCAACAAACTGTTTGCAGTTGCAGATAAGGCTATAACATCTTAGTATCCGACCCCTGTGTGCTCACAACCAGAAAGAAAATAGTGTAGTGTTTACCATAAAATAAAAGGATAGTTCAACTCAGACATCAGACATCAAGTAACCATTGAAGCAAAGAGGCGTACCTGGAAGTCTCGGGGAAGTTGATAACTACTGAATATTATTATTAAGACTAATATCAAGAGTTTAATATCAAGACTTTCAGAAGAAATATTAGACTAATATTCTTTTGTATTGAGTCATGTTGCATGAATATTAGTTTTTGGCTTTGCTGGTGAATATTAGTCTTTTGCAAAGACAGCAGAATTTTAAACGCAAACTggtttcaaaagaaaaagaaaatattaaaCGCAAGACAGCAGAATTTTCCTTTTGAATCCAGTTTCTCATGTTGCATAAAACCTTAATTTATCTACACTCTTTATCAATATAAAGGAAATTATACCATCAAAAGGATTGGCAATAAACCAAGTCTGGTTATCAGACTGAATGTCCAATAGAAGGAGTTACCTCAGCAATGCAGAGGTCCCTAAGAAAAGCTGCAATGGCACACACTGCATAAGAATCGCAGTAGAATAAGCAGATAAATATATAAAGCAGAACAACAGTTGCAATAGACCAAAATAGTGATTAATGAAGCCAGTTTTATTCAATTTCCATCTCTTTTATTTCATCTATCATTACAAATAATTCACAGGCTAACATCTAAGCTGAAGACTAAATGTCAGACCATCATCGGTAGTTGAATCATCTCAGACCTGACACGGTCCTCTTCTCAAACGGTTCTGAATCCATCTTGTTCAAAAATTCAGTCGCAAAATTCAGTCGTGTATAAACAAAGTAAGCACGTAGTTTTTCCATTGTCGAAAAACCAACTTGCAAATGACAATAAACCAAGATAAAGATAACAACTTGCAAATATTGAACGCAAAGATaccataattttccttttgaatCCAGTTTCTCATGTTGCATGAAATCCTAATTTATCTACACTCTTTATCAGTATCCGGCTGCAAACCATTAAAAAATTAGAACAAATGTGAGAGAGAGCAGAAGCAACCAAACCCAAAAACAAGGACATAATTTCAATCTCTACCTGTTTCAAGAAAGAGTATGTTCTTCCTTGCTTCGTTTTCTCTTCATCGATATTTGGTGAGCTTCAACTGAGAAAATTTTCCTTTTACAAGTCAATTACTTTAGAGTTTCAGATTCAAGTTGAGCCTTCAAAAACAGGGAACTTCTTTCAGATTTAGTACAATGAAGTTCATGAAGAAATCATAAGCAAAAACCTatagtttgaaattcaaatggACTAAATCAGTAAATAGCTTCAAATACTAGTCCTTGTCAAGTTTCTGATTCAGCACTAAAAGAGGTAAAGAGAAGTAAAGTGAATCTGATTGAAATCGCGGAATAACAACCCTACGCCATCCCTATGAAACAGGAAAATTGGATCATTTTAGTAATCAAAATCGCAATTAAAAACACTGAAACGAATAATATCTGAAACCCTAACGTCAacaattgaaattcgttgaactAGTCGAAAAAAATTTGAGCCCTAAATTTAGCAATCAACATAGCAAAAATCGAAACAAAATATCATACATATTACGTACGTACCTAGAAAATTGAAATGGGGGTAATCCCAAAGAAGGTGAAGAGCTTTGCAGGAACAGCGAAAATCAACCaatttgaagaagatgaagtcgCACTATAGAGGATTTGCAAGAGCGGAGAGAAACTGAATGAAGAGATAAAACTTATGAAGAGTAGTATTATGAGAGGTTGCAGCGGCAAAACGAATGCAGAATAGCGGGCTctgacttttttttatttttgcagaATAGCGGGCTCCTGAAATTTTCACTTATCGTATCCCCGCCAATTAGAAGAAAAATTTTAATAGGCTTGTTAAATTGGGAAAGGTGAGGGACAGAGGGAGCCATTGGGCGGGGTTATGAAAATTTTAATCTCCCGCCTAATGAATTTTAGATCAATAATATTGCTTAATAATATTGCTTAAACTCAATTTCGTAcaatttatta
This sequence is a window from Spinacia oleracea cultivar Varoflay chromosome 1, BTI_SOV_V1, whole genome shotgun sequence. Protein-coding genes within it:
- the LOC110803373 gene encoding uncharacterized protein, whose protein sequence is MEPKVLHFENPETDDETLIKELQAMVQADLDDATQLLNGEIRANTNISNRTNHVLTKIDTYFWAGEMVNTWWPDLVSNAVYLFVQKGTLPQGIKWGFSLATGTESTDRKWVAAFDVLARKAYCECGPIGPVDWNVVEDRMGKSGSISEYVDPIFGGSIKVQFYEGQYGVIPHASLQ